A window of the Phragmites australis chromosome 20, lpPhrAust1.1, whole genome shotgun sequence genome harbors these coding sequences:
- the LOC133902148 gene encoding uncharacterized protein LOC133902148 isoform X2, with protein MLARKRGADDLTRFSNENKRTCSGGGETTESLISGDLCSCDWDSNQGVRSELSEEVASNLSKCVVSLCPMDTPCYLHIAIECRRNVTKFLTSASLVRALEDETKGHDNVKIEVRYEGNVVIGLLEEYDLNHEIAVVKVCHGRLDLQPPQAAAAGLES; from the exons ATGCTGGCAAGAAAGAGGGGTGCTGATGATCTCACAAGATTCTCAAATGAGAATAAAAGAACTTGCAGTGGTGGGGGAGAGACAACTGAATCATTGATTTCAG GTGACTTATGTTCGTGTGACTGGGACTCTAATCAAGGTGTCAGGAGTGAGCTGAGTGAAGAAGTTGCATCTAATTTGTCCAAATGTGTTGTCTCGCTTTGTCCAATG GACACACCGTGCTATTTGCATATAGCTATAGAATGCCGGAGGAATGTCACAAAGTTTCTGACTTCAGCAAGTTTGGTTAGAGCTTTAGAAGATGAAACAAAAGGCCATGATAACGTGAAG ATTGAAGTACGCTATGAAGGAAATGTTGTCATAGGGCTTCTGGAAGAATATGATTTGAATCATGAAATTGCTGTTGTCAAAGTCTGTCATGGTCGGTTAGACTTACAGCCACCGCAGGCAGCAGCAGCCGGCCTAGAGTCCTAG
- the LOC133902147 gene encoding probable carboxylesterase 7 — MKRLLLHRVAMGMSRAHPTAGTGSRALEPGTPDLSDPISFSQRRLVAPSRGRNLQKMPVLSRRVLCAALLLAPLAALLFRFSIHSLLKPHTAMDPDSELEFEMPHVLRMYKSGRVERFDGTETVPPSPAGDPANGVASKDVVLDPAANISARLYLPPGLEPGKKLPVVLFFHGGAFLVHTAASPLYHMYAASLAAATPAVVVSVDYRLAPEHRIPAAYDDAFAALKAVVAACRAELDGAEAEPWLAAHGDVSRVVLAGDSAGANMAHNVAIRLRKEGIQGYGDAVSSVVLVHPYFWGREPLGAEPTDAAYRSIFDPTWGFVCGGKYGLDHPYINPMASPEEWRQLGCRRVLVTTADQCWFVERARAYAEGIKKCGWEGELEFYETKGEGHVYFLPKHGSDNAVKELAIVADFVRRC, encoded by the coding sequence ATGAAGCGGCTCTTGCTGCATCGGGTGGCTATGGGCATGTCAAGGGCTCATCCGACGGCTGGTACGGGCTCCAGGGCATTGGAGCCGGGCACGCCAGATCTCTCTGACCCCATCTCCTTTTCTCAACGGCGGCTTGTCGCTCCCAGTCGGGGAAGAAACCTGCAGAAGATGCCCGTGCTGTCGCGTCGGGTGCTCTGCGCGGCTCTTCTCCTCGCCCCGCTCGCCGCTCTGCTCTTCCGCTTCTCGATCCACAGCCTCCTCAAGCCCCACACGGCCATGGACCCCGACTCCGAGCTCGAGTTCGAGATGCCCCACGTGCTGCGTATGTACAAGAGCGGCCGCGTCGAGCGCTTCGACGGCACCGAGACCGTCCCGCCCTCCCCCGCCGGCGACCCAGCCAACGGTGTCGCGTCCAAGGATGTCGTCCTCGACCCCGCCGCCAATATCTCCGCACGACTCTACCTTCCCCCAGGATTGGAGCCCGGAAAGAAGCTCCCCGTTGTTCTCTTCTTCCACGGCGGCGCGTTCTTGGTCCacaccgccgcctccccgctcTACCACATGTACGCTgcctccctcgccgccgcgaCCCCCGCCGTCGTCGTCTCCGTCGACTACCGGCTCGCCCCTGAGCACCGCATCCCCGCCGCCTACGACGACGCCTTCGCCGCCCTGAAGGCGGTCGTCGCGGCGTGCCGCGCGGAGTTGGACGGCGCCGAGGCCGAGCCCTGGCTCGCCGCGCACGGGGACGTCTCCCGCGTCGTCCTCGCCGGCGACAGCGCTGGGGCCAACATGGCGCACAACGTGGCGATACGGCTGCGAAAGGAAGGCATCCAGGGGTACGGCGACGCCGTCAGCAGCGTCGTGCTCGTGCACCCGTACTTCTGGGGTAGAGAGCCGCTGGGCGCGGAGCCCACCGACGCCGCCTACCGCAGCATTTTCGACCCAACGTGGGGCTTCGTCTGCGGCGGAAAGTACGGCCTGGACCACCCGTACATCAACCCGATGGCGTCGCCGGAGGAGTGGAGGCAGCTCGGGTGCCGACGCGTGCTGGTGACAACGGCGgatcagtgctggttcgtggAGAGGGCGCGGGCCTACGCGGAGGGGATCAAGAAGTGCGGGTGGGAAGGGGAACTCGAGTTCTACGAGACCAAGGGCGAGGGGCATGTCTACTTCTTGCCCAAGCACGGCTCCGACAACGCCGTCAAGGAGCTCGCCATCGTTGCCGACTTCGTCAGGCGCTGTTGA
- the LOC133901723 gene encoding probable carboxylesterase 2: MAVKTKRQLAKLASFLLVLLLILAAILLCIFLLRRHHRKPLPPASPPGNGSNPDDSIVAFDFSPYLIMYKSGRVHRLDGTARVPPGVDEATGVTSKDVVIDNGTGLAARIYLPPSASGKRKDLGRIPVLVFFHGGAFVIESAFTPLYHAYLNSVTAKARVVAVSVDYRLAPEHRLPTAYEDSWQALNWVAKNAESGPEPWLRDRGNLSRLFLAGDSAGANIVHNMAVRVGAEGGTLDSGAAITGVLLLDPYFWGKRPVAGETTDPAKRRQYEATWSFICGGRYGIDDPLVDPLSMPAAEWRRLACSRVAVTVSGLDDFRPRDMAYAAALRDSGWDGEIEQYETAGEGHVYFLDRPKDPKSVKELAFVTSFLSRE, from the coding sequence ATGGCTGTCAAGACCAAGCGACAGCTCGCCAAGCTCGCGTCGTTCCTACTCGTCCTGCTCCTCATCCTCGCTGCCATCTTGCTGTGCATCTTCTTGCTCCGGCGCCACCACAGGAAGCCGCTACCACCGGCCTCGCCGCCGGGGAACGGCTCGAACCCTGACGACAGCATCGTGGCCTTCGACTTCTCGCCGTACCTCATCATGTACAAGAGCGGCCGCGTCCACCGGCTGGACGGCACCGCCCGGGTCCCGCCCGGCGTCGACGAGGCCACCGGGGTGACGTCCAAGGACGTCGTGATTGACAACGGAACTGGTCTGGCCGCCCGGATCTACCTGCCCCCGTCGGCCAGCGGGAAAAGGAAGGATCTTGGCAGGATCCCAGTCCTCGTGTTCTTCCACGGCGGCGCGTTCGTGATCGAGTCGGCGTTCACGCCGCTGTACCACGCGTACCTGAACTCGGTGACGGCAAAGGCGCGCGTCGTGGCGGTGTCCGTGGATTACCGCCTCGCGCCGGAGCACCGGCTGCCGACGGCGTACGAGGACTCGTGGCAGGCGCTCAACTGGGTGGCCAAGAACGCCGAGTCCGGGCCGGAGCCGTGGCTGCGGGACCGGGGCAACCTCTCCCGCCTGTTCCTCGCCGGCGACAGCGCGGGCGCCAACATCGTGCACAACATGGCGGTACGCGTCGGGGCGGAGGGCGGGACCCTGGACAGCGGCGCGGCCATCACGGGCGTCTTGCTCCTGGACCCCTACTTCTGGGGGAAGCGGCCGGTGGCCGGGGAGACGACGGACCCGGCGAAGCGGCGCCAGTACGAGGCGACCTGGTCGTTCATCTGCGGCGGGCGGTACGGCATCGACGACCCGCTGGTGGACCCGCTGTCGATGCCGGCGGCAGAGTGGCGGAGGCTGGCGTGCTCGCGCGTGGCCGTGACGGTGTCGGGCCTGGACGACTTCCGGCCGCGCGATATGGCCTACGCGGCGGCGCTCCGCGACAGCGGGTGGGACGGGGAGATCGAGCAGTACGAGACGGCCGGTGAGGGACACGTCTACTTCCTGGACAGGCCGAAGGACCCCAAGTCCGTCAAGGAGCTGGCGTTCGTCACCAGCTTCTTGAGCCGGGAGTAG
- the LOC133902148 gene encoding uncharacterized protein LOC133902148 isoform X3, whose amino-acid sequence MSSVGKMLARKRGADDLTRFSNENKRTCSGGGETTESLISGDLCSCDWDSNQGVRSELSEEVASNLSKCVVSLCPMDTPCYLHIAIECRRNVTKFLTSASLVRALEDETKGHDNVKVHFLDKEYNSRTVGAFTDTLAKESIS is encoded by the exons ATGTCAAG TGTTGGTAAGATGCTGGCAAGAAAGAGGGGTGCTGATGATCTCACAAGATTCTCAAATGAGAATAAAAGAACTTGCAGTGGTGGGGGAGAGACAACTGAATCATTGATTTCAG GTGACTTATGTTCGTGTGACTGGGACTCTAATCAAGGTGTCAGGAGTGAGCTGAGTGAAGAAGTTGCATCTAATTTGTCCAAATGTGTTGTCTCGCTTTGTCCAATG GACACACCGTGCTATTTGCATATAGCTATAGAATGCCGGAGGAATGTCACAAAGTTTCTGACTTCAGCAAGTTTGGTTAGAGCTTTAGAAGATGAAACAAAAGGCCATGATAACGTGAAG GTCCATTTTCTCGACAAGGAGTATAATTCTCGAACGGTGGGAGCATTTACGGACACGCTCGCAAAGGAGAGTATTTCTTGA
- the LOC133901290 gene encoding patatin-like protein 2 isoform X2, which yields MEIAKHIQPPTYGNLVTILSIDGGGIRGIIPSVVLTFLESELQKLDGEEARLADYFDVIAGTSTGGLVTSMLAAPNKKNRPLFAAKDIQAFYVNHAPKIFPQERGAFGRMMRFFRSLLGPSYDGKYLHEVVRKNLGITRLHQTLTNVVIPTFDIKRLQPIIFSSYEVWLSPSSFPSLFPPSQVKNNKYNTMDALLSDICISTSAAPTYLPAYYFKTEDCRGNIKEFHLIDGGVAANNPALVAIGEVTNQIFKENPDFFPIKPMDYGRFLVISLGTGSSRFEVNYNAQMAKSWGVLGWLLGSGSTPLVDIFTQASADMVDIHISTVFKALHSEQNYLRIQDDTLQRTLSSVDVATKENMEKLASIGDMLLEKPVSRANLETGHMMPACNSTEMTNKEALKR from the exons ATGGAGATAGCAAAACACATCCAGCCACCAACTTATGGAAACCTTGTTACAATTCTTTCTATCGACGGTGGAGGGATCCGAGGAATCATTCCGTCTGTTGTTCTCACCTTTCTCGAATCAGAGTTGCAG AAACTTGACGGAGAGGAAGCCCGGTTAGCAGACTACTTTGATGTCATTGCTGGGACCAGCACAGGGGGGCTTGTGACTTCAATGCTGGCTGCACCAAACAAAAAGAACAGACCGCTTTTTGCAGCCAAAGATATTCAAGCATTTTATGTGAACCATGCTCCTAAGATTTTCCCACAGGAGAG gGGTGCATTTGGTAGGATGATGAGGTTTTTTCGATCGCTgttaggaccttcttatgatggTAAGTACCTTCATGAAGTTGTGAGAAAGAACTTAGGAATCACCAGGCTACATCAGACTTTAACAAATGTGGTAATACCAACTTTCGATATCAAGCGGCTACAACCAATCATTTTTTCGTCCTATGAGGTCtggctctctccctcctcctttccTTCCCTTTTCCCTCCCTCTCAA GTTAAGAACAACAAGTACAACACAATGGATGCTCTGCTATCAGATATTTGCATCAGCACATCCGCTGCTCCAACTTATCTACCTGCATACTACTTCAAGACAGAGGACTGCCGTGGGAACATCAAGGAGTTCCATCTTATTGATGGAGGAGTAGCTGCCAATAATCCG GCTTTAGTTGCCATTGGAGAAGTAACCAACCAGATATTCAAGGAAAATCCAGATTTTTTCCCAATAAAACCTATGGATTATGGCCGGTTTTTGGTCATTTCACTTGGCACAGGCTCATCAAGGTTTGAAGTGAACTACAATGCACAAATGGCTAAATCATGGGGAGTGTTGGGTTGGTTGCTTGGCAGTGGATCCACTCCCTTGGTAGATATTTTCACGCAAGCAAGTGCAGATATGGTGGATATCCATATCTCTACTGTTTTCAAAGCTTTACATTCCGAGCAGAACTATCTGAGGATTCAG GATGATACTCTACAAAGGACGCTATCCTCAGTTGATGTGGCAACCAAAGAAAACATGGAGAAACTTGCTAGTATTGGAGATATGCTGCTAGAGAAACCTGTTTCACGGGCAAACTTGGAGACTGGCCATATGATGCCTGCTTGTAACAGCACAGAGATGACCAACAAAGAAGCTCTCAAGAGGTGA
- the LOC133902148 gene encoding uncharacterized protein LOC133902148 isoform X1, whose protein sequence is MSSVGKMLARKRGADDLTRFSNENKRTCSGGGETTESLISGDLCSCDWDSNQGVRSELSEEVASNLSKCVVSLCPMDTPCYLHIAIECRRNVTKFLTSASLVRALEDETKGHDNVKIEVRYEGNVVIGLLEEYDLNHEIAVVKVCHGRLDLQPPQAAAAGLES, encoded by the exons ATGTCAAG TGTTGGTAAGATGCTGGCAAGAAAGAGGGGTGCTGATGATCTCACAAGATTCTCAAATGAGAATAAAAGAACTTGCAGTGGTGGGGGAGAGACAACTGAATCATTGATTTCAG GTGACTTATGTTCGTGTGACTGGGACTCTAATCAAGGTGTCAGGAGTGAGCTGAGTGAAGAAGTTGCATCTAATTTGTCCAAATGTGTTGTCTCGCTTTGTCCAATG GACACACCGTGCTATTTGCATATAGCTATAGAATGCCGGAGGAATGTCACAAAGTTTCTGACTTCAGCAAGTTTGGTTAGAGCTTTAGAAGATGAAACAAAAGGCCATGATAACGTGAAG ATTGAAGTACGCTATGAAGGAAATGTTGTCATAGGGCTTCTGGAAGAATATGATTTGAATCATGAAATTGCTGTTGTCAAAGTCTGTCATGGTCGGTTAGACTTACAGCCACCGCAGGCAGCAGCAGCCGGCCTAGAGTCCTAG
- the LOC133901724 gene encoding tuliposide A-converting enzyme 1, chloroplastic-like, with translation MAGSGASDDEVVFEVEHCIRVFKSGRVERYFGSDPVPASTDAATGVASKDRSISADVAVRLYLPPGSKETGDEHGRRKKFPVLVYYHGGGFCLHTAFNAIFHAYLNSLAVRTRAVVVSVEYRLAPEHPLPAAYEDSWLALCWVASHATGPGEEPWLADHADFSRLCLAGESAGANIAHHMAMRAGAEPLPHGATISGVALVHPYFLGEGRVPSEENDPAMAENVVTMWRVVCPSTTGVDDPWIHPLAAGAPAMDVLACGRVLVCLAEKDVVRDRGRAYGEGLRSSGWAGEVEVLEVRGQGHCFHLVDFVCADAVTQDDAIARFVNL, from the coding sequence ATGGCCGGCTCCGGCGCCAGCGACGACGAGGTCGTCTTCGAGGTTGAGCACTGCATCCGTGTCTTCAAGAGCGGCCGCGTCGAGCGCTACTTCGGCTCTGACCCCGTCCCGGCGTCCACCGACGCCGCCACGGGCGTCGCGTCGAAAGACCGCAGCATCTCCGCCGACGTTGCCGTCCGCCTCTACCTCCCTCCGGGATCCAAAGAGACCGGAGACGAGCACGGCAGAAGGAAGAAGTTTCCAGTCCTCGTTTACTACCACGGCGGCGGCTTCTGTCTCCACACCGCGTTCAACGCCATCTTCCACGCGTACCTCAACTCCCTCGCCGTGCGCACCCGCGCCGTCGTTGTCTCCGTCGAGTACCGCCTCGcgcccgagcaccctctccccgCCGCATACGAGGACTCCTGGCTGGCGCTCTGCTGGGTCGCCTCCCACGCAACTGGACCCGGCGAGGAGCCCTGGCTCGCCGACCACGCCGACTTCTCCCGCCTCTGCCTCGCCGGCGAGAGCGCCGGCGCCAACATCGCGCACCACATGGCGATGCGCGCCGGCGCTGAGCCTCTCCCCCACGGCGCCACGATCAGCGGCGTCGCCCTGGTCCACCCATACTTCCTGGGCGAGGGCAGGGTGCCCTCGGAGGAGAACGACCCCGCGATGGCCGAGAACGTGGTGACCATGTGGCGCGTAGTCTGCCCCTCGACCACGGGCGTCGACGACCCCTGGATCCACCCGCTCGCGGCGGGCGCCCCGGCGATGGACGTGCTGGCGTGCGGGCGCGTGCTCGTGTGCCTCGCGGAGAAGGACGTGGTCCGCGACCGCGGCCGCGCGTACGGCGAGGGCCTCAGGTCGAGCGGGTGGGCCGGGGAGGTGGAGGTCCTCGAGGTGCGCGGGCAGGGACACTGCTTCCACCTCGTCGACTTCGTGTGCGCCGACGCCGTCACGCAGGACGACGCCATTGCCAGGTTTGTCAACCTATAG
- the LOC133901290 gene encoding patatin-like protein 2 isoform X1, translating into MEIAKHIQPPTYGNLVTILSIDGGGIRGIIPSVVLTFLESELQKLDGEEARLADYFDVIAGTSTGGLVTSMLAAPNKKNRPLFAAKDIQAFYVNHAPKIFPQERGAFGRMMRFFRSLLGPSYDGKYLHEVVRKNLGITRLHQTLTNVVIPTFDIKRLQPIIFSSYEVKNNKYNTMDALLSDICISTSAAPTYLPAYYFKTEDCRGNIKEFHLIDGGVAANNPALVAIGEVTNQIFKENPDFFPIKPMDYGRFLVISLGTGSSRFEVNYNAQMAKSWGVLGWLLGSGSTPLVDIFTQASADMVDIHISTVFKALHSEQNYLRIQDDTLQRTLSSVDVATKENMEKLASIGDMLLEKPVSRANLETGHMMPACNSTEMTNKEALKRFAKLLSDERRIRKARSPK; encoded by the exons ATGGAGATAGCAAAACACATCCAGCCACCAACTTATGGAAACCTTGTTACAATTCTTTCTATCGACGGTGGAGGGATCCGAGGAATCATTCCGTCTGTTGTTCTCACCTTTCTCGAATCAGAGTTGCAG AAACTTGACGGAGAGGAAGCCCGGTTAGCAGACTACTTTGATGTCATTGCTGGGACCAGCACAGGGGGGCTTGTGACTTCAATGCTGGCTGCACCAAACAAAAAGAACAGACCGCTTTTTGCAGCCAAAGATATTCAAGCATTTTATGTGAACCATGCTCCTAAGATTTTCCCACAGGAGAG gGGTGCATTTGGTAGGATGATGAGGTTTTTTCGATCGCTgttaggaccttcttatgatggTAAGTACCTTCATGAAGTTGTGAGAAAGAACTTAGGAATCACCAGGCTACATCAGACTTTAACAAATGTGGTAATACCAACTTTCGATATCAAGCGGCTACAACCAATCATTTTTTCGTCCTATGAG GTTAAGAACAACAAGTACAACACAATGGATGCTCTGCTATCAGATATTTGCATCAGCACATCCGCTGCTCCAACTTATCTACCTGCATACTACTTCAAGACAGAGGACTGCCGTGGGAACATCAAGGAGTTCCATCTTATTGATGGAGGAGTAGCTGCCAATAATCCG GCTTTAGTTGCCATTGGAGAAGTAACCAACCAGATATTCAAGGAAAATCCAGATTTTTTCCCAATAAAACCTATGGATTATGGCCGGTTTTTGGTCATTTCACTTGGCACAGGCTCATCAAGGTTTGAAGTGAACTACAATGCACAAATGGCTAAATCATGGGGAGTGTTGGGTTGGTTGCTTGGCAGTGGATCCACTCCCTTGGTAGATATTTTCACGCAAGCAAGTGCAGATATGGTGGATATCCATATCTCTACTGTTTTCAAAGCTTTACATTCCGAGCAGAACTATCTGAGGATTCAG GATGATACTCTACAAAGGACGCTATCCTCAGTTGATGTGGCAACCAAAGAAAACATGGAGAAACTTGCTAGTATTGGAGATATGCTGCTAGAGAAACCTGTTTCACGGGCAAACTTGGAGACTGGCCATATGATGCCTGCTTGTAACAGCACAGAGATGACCAACAAAGAAGCTCTCAAGAG ATTTGCGAAGCTGCTGTCTGATGAAAGGCGAATTCGTAAGGCAAGATCGCCGAAATGA